The Raphanus sativus cultivar WK10039 chromosome 2, ASM80110v3, whole genome shotgun sequence genome includes a region encoding these proteins:
- the LOC108842265 gene encoding uncharacterized protein LOC108842265 isoform X2 gives MSRCFPFPPPGYVLNGIRDEALIESIKAEEKAKKEHRRKERKKEKKDKKEKKEKKRKERGGEGESEKHSHKRRRKEEVAKDGKNIESENGCFEKSSLTVERDLLQSTSQNSCDSTLNSNELPKQPHRNNNDSESIIRIRLPIRRQNDPEVMMSTNKDQQKPCLSREVKLDTANIVTRKQPQQRPCCTSKPHEEKRKDQILRTKLGKEKKLSSTSDDPSSGLCRFCPPSLAVQFLNVVENWVPNTIQRSVELTNTEGDECWWFLKKPSSHKFDGTERCKQLNSETKQVVSSSMAWPCARLLPEADVHALPYTVPF, from the exons ATGTCTCGGTGCTTCCCGTTCCCGCCACCTGGCTATGTACTGAACGGGATCCGCGATGAGGCTCTGATCGAATCGATCAAG GCAGAGGAGAAAGCTAAGAAAGAACATAGGAGGAAGGAGaggaaaaaagagaaaaaggataagaaagagaagaaggagaaaaagaGGAAGGAGAGGGGAGGGGAAGGTGAAAGCGAAAAACACTCTCATAAGAGAAGGCGCAAAGAAGAAGTTGCTAAAGATGGCAAGAACATTGAAAGTGAGAATGGCTGTTTTGAGAAGAGCAGTCTTACTGTAGAACGCGACCTGCTTCAGTCCACGTCTCAGAACTCTTGTGATAGCACTCTTAACAGCAATGAGCTACCTAAGCAGCCACATCGCAACAACAACGACTCTG AAAGCATCATTCGGATTCGGTTGCCTATCCGAAGACAGAATGATCCTGAGGTGATGATGTCCACCAACAAGGATCAACAAAAACCTTGTCTTTCCCGGGAAGTGAAGTTAGATACCGCCAACATTGTTACTAGAAAACAGCCGCAGCAACGTCCTTGTTGCACTTCAAAACCAcatgaagagaagagaaaagacCAAATTTTAAGAACGAAACTCGGCAAGGAGAAGAAATTATCGTCCACTTCTGATGACCCTTCAAGCGGATTATGCAGGTTTTGCCCTCCATCATTGGCGGTGCAATTCTTGAATGTAGTTGAGAACTGGGTTCCTAATACGATCCAGAGAAGTGTAGAGCTCACCAACACTGAAGGTGATGAATGTTGGTGGTTCTTGAAGAAGCCAAGTAGCCACAAGTTTGACGGAACAGAAAGATGCAAACAACTTAATAGTGAGACAAAGCAAGTCGTAAGCAGTTCAATGGCGTGGCCATGTGCTCGCCTTTTACCAGAAGCTGATGTCCACGCCTTACCTTACACCGTCCC
- the LOC108842265 gene encoding uncharacterized protein LOC108842265 isoform X3, whose product MSRCFPFPPPGYVLNGIRDEALIESIKKAEEKAKKEHRRKERKKEKKDKKEKKEKKRKERGGEGESEKHSHKRRRKEEVAKDGKNIESENGCFEKSSLTVERDLLQSTSQNSCDSTLNSNELPKQPHRNNNDSESIIRIRVPIRRQNDPEVMMTTNKDQQKPCPSREVKLDTVKIVIREQPQHLCSTSKPHEEKKKDQILKTKPIKEKKSSSTSDPSSGLCRFCPPSLAVQFLNVVENWVPNTIERSVELTNYEDDECWWFLKKPSSHKFGTERCKQLNNETKQVVSSSMAWPCARLLPEADVHALPYTVPF is encoded by the exons ATGTCTCGGTGCTTCCCGTTCCCGCCACCTGGCTATGTACTGAACGGGATCCGCGATGAGGCTCTGATCGAATCGATCAAG AAGGCAGAGGAGAAAGCTAAGAAAGAACATAGGAGGAAGGAGaggaaaaaagagaaaaaggataagaaagagaagaaggagaaaaagaGGAAGGAGAGGGGAGGGGAAGGTGAAAGCGAAAAACACTCTCATAAGAGAAGGCGCAAAGAAGAAGTTGCTAAAGATGGCAAGAACATTGAAAGTGAGAATGGCTGTTTTGAGAAGAGCAGTCTTACTGTAGAACGCGACCTGCTTCAGTCCACGTCTCAGAACTCTTGTGATAGCACTCTTAACAGCAATGAGCTACCTAAGCAGCCACATCGCAACAACAACGACTCTG AAAGCATCATTCGGATTCGGGTGCCTATCCGAAGGCAGAATGATCCTGAGGTGATGATGACCACCAACAAGGATCAACAAAAACCATGTCCTTCCCGGGAAGTGAAGTTGGATACCGTGAAGATTGTTATTAGAGAGCAGCCGCAACATCTTTGTTCCACTTCAAAGCCAcatgaagagaagaaaaaagaccaaattttaaaaacgaaacCCATCAAGGAGAAGAAATCGTCGTCCACTTCTGACCCTTCAAGCGGCCTATGCAGGTTTTGCCCGCCATCATTGGCGGTGCAATTCTTGAACGTAGTTGAGAATTGGGTTCCTAACACGATCGAGAGAAGTGTAGAGCTGACCAactatgaagatgatgaatgttGGTGGTTCTTGAAGAAGCCAAGTAGCCACAAGTTTGGCACAGAAAGATGCAAACAACTTAATAATGAGACAAAGCAAGTCGTAAGCAGTTCAATGGCGTGGCCATGTGCTCGCCTTTTACCAGAAGCTGATGTCCACGCCTTACCTTACACCGTCCCTTTCTGA
- the LOC108842265 gene encoding uncharacterized protein LOC108842265 isoform X1 has product MSRCFPFPPPGYVLNGIRDEALIESIKKAEEKAKKEHRRKERKKEKKDKKEKKEKKRKERGGEGESEKHSHKRRRKEEVAKDGKNIESENGCFEKSSLTVERDLLQSTSQNSCDSTLNSNELPKQPHRNNNDSESIIRIRLPIRRQNDPEVMMSTNKDQQKPCLSREVKLDTANIVTRKQPQQRPCCTSKPHEEKRKDQILRTKLGKEKKLSSTSDDPSSGLCRFCPPSLAVQFLNVVENWVPNTIQRSVELTNTEGDECWWFLKKPSSHKFDGTERCKQLNSETKQVVSSSMAWPCARLLPEADVHALPYTVPF; this is encoded by the exons ATGTCTCGGTGCTTCCCGTTCCCGCCACCTGGCTATGTACTGAACGGGATCCGCGATGAGGCTCTGATCGAATCGATCAAG AAGGCAGAGGAGAAAGCTAAGAAAGAACATAGGAGGAAGGAGaggaaaaaagagaaaaaggataagaaagagaagaaggagaaaaagaGGAAGGAGAGGGGAGGGGAAGGTGAAAGCGAAAAACACTCTCATAAGAGAAGGCGCAAAGAAGAAGTTGCTAAAGATGGCAAGAACATTGAAAGTGAGAATGGCTGTTTTGAGAAGAGCAGTCTTACTGTAGAACGCGACCTGCTTCAGTCCACGTCTCAGAACTCTTGTGATAGCACTCTTAACAGCAATGAGCTACCTAAGCAGCCACATCGCAACAACAACGACTCTG AAAGCATCATTCGGATTCGGTTGCCTATCCGAAGACAGAATGATCCTGAGGTGATGATGTCCACCAACAAGGATCAACAAAAACCTTGTCTTTCCCGGGAAGTGAAGTTAGATACCGCCAACATTGTTACTAGAAAACAGCCGCAGCAACGTCCTTGTTGCACTTCAAAACCAcatgaagagaagagaaaagacCAAATTTTAAGAACGAAACTCGGCAAGGAGAAGAAATTATCGTCCACTTCTGATGACCCTTCAAGCGGATTATGCAGGTTTTGCCCTCCATCATTGGCGGTGCAATTCTTGAATGTAGTTGAGAACTGGGTTCCTAATACGATCCAGAGAAGTGTAGAGCTCACCAACACTGAAGGTGATGAATGTTGGTGGTTCTTGAAGAAGCCAAGTAGCCACAAGTTTGACGGAACAGAAAGATGCAAACAACTTAATAGTGAGACAAAGCAAGTCGTAAGCAGTTCAATGGCGTGGCCATGTGCTCGCCTTTTACCAGAAGCTGATGTCCACGCCTTACCTTACACCGTCCC
- the LOC108842267 gene encoding calmodulin-lysine N-methyltransferase-like, producing the protein MAFSDTSVKAMELHWNQHELSELTNMFDIIVASDCTFFKEFHKDLASLIKVLLKANETSEAFFFSPKRGDSLDKFLKEIEDIGLNYVLTEKYDEQVWKRHETLAKGDESWPSYDKNHCYPLLIQITN; encoded by the exons ATGGCATTTAGCGACACAAGCGTAAAAGCCATGGAGTTGCACTGGAACCAGCATGAACTCTCAGAGCTCACCAACATGTTTGACATCATAGTTGCGAGCGATTG TACTTTTTTCAAGGAGTTTCATAAGGACCTTGCAAGTCTCATCAAGGTGCTCCTCAAAGCCAACGAAACCTCTGAAGCGTTTTTCTTCAGTCCTAAGAGAGGTGACTCTTTAGATAAGTTCCTGAAGGAGATCGAAGACATTGGTTTAAACTACGTCTTAACCGAAAAATATGATGAACAAGTTTGGAAGCGCCATGAGACGCTTGCGAAAGGAGACGAGTCTTGGCCTAGCTATGACAAGAACCACTGTTACCCTTTACTTATTCAAATTActaattaa
- the LOC130508253 gene encoding pathogenesis-related thaumatin-like protein 3.5 produces MTIVPQGGGDASGAAGNCTVTGCVAELNGPCPAQLKVATTGNEGGVACKSACEAFGTPEYCCSGAFGTPDTCKPSEYSLFFKNACPRAYSYAYDDGTSTFTCAGADYLITFCPSPNPSVKSAKKGGELEPEAVTYSSASSPTISTVFSSGVLAVAFWAVQRVW; encoded by the exons ATGACGATCGTACCGCAAGGCGGCGGAGACGCGAGCGGCGCCGCCGGGAACTGCACCGTCACAGGCTGCGTCGCGGAGCTCAACGGCCCTTGTCCTGCTCAGCTGAAAGTGGCGACGACGGGGAACGAAGGAGGAGTTGCTTGCAAAAGCGCTTGCGAGGCGTTTGGGACGCCGGAGTATTGCTGCAGCGGCGCGTTTGGAACGCCGGACACGTGTAAGCCGAGCGAATACTCGTTGTTTTTCAAAAACGCGTGTCCGAGAGCTTATAGTTACGCTTACGACGACGGGACTAGTACATTTACTTGCGCCGGAGCTGATTACCTCATCACTTTCTGTCCTTCTCCTAACCCAag TGTGAAGAGTGCAAAGAAGGGAGGAGAACTTGAGCCCGAAGCCGTAACCTACTCTTCCGCGTCATCGCCAACTATCTCTACCGTGTTTTCGTCTGGTGTTTTAGCTGTCGCGTTCTGGGCGGTACAACGCGTTTGGTGA